The following coding sequences are from one Acipenser ruthenus chromosome 7, fAciRut3.2 maternal haplotype, whole genome shotgun sequence window:
- the LOC117415400 gene encoding heparan sulfate glucosamine 3-O-sulfotransferase 1-like, giving the protein MAYLLVLVFFLVALTHGTPKEYSQQGEGALLDSLKQQVGLLTNETKNYSPQVQPPGTNRRIPQSIIIGVRKGGTRALLEMLDIHPEIVVATTEVHFFDWDENYAKGLEWYKNLMPFSYENQITVEKTPGYFTSSLSPERIHEMNSSIKLLLILRDPTERVISDYTQVYYNRLENQKPVQVIEEIVIRNGALNTKYKAIQRSLYDVHMENWLKYFSLDQIHIVDGDTLIRDPLPELQKVEKFLNLRPRIMSSNFYFNQTKGFYCIRSEGRERCLHESKGRPHPMVNSTVLEQLQAYFKDHNQNFYRMVNRSFDWH; this is encoded by the coding sequence aTGGCCTACCTACTGGTTTTGGTTTTCTTCCTTGTGGCTTTGACACACGGCACTCCTAAAGAATATTCTCAGCAGGGGGAAGGAGCGCTATTGGACTCCCTGAAACAGCAAGTGGGATTACTCACTAATGAAACTAAGAACTACTCCCCACAGGTCCAACCTCCAGGGACAAACCGAAGAATCCCTCAAAGTATTATCATTGGGGTTCGCAAAGGAGGGACCAGAGCCTTGCTAGAAATGTTGGACATCCATCCCGAGATTGTAGTGGCCACCACTGAGGTTCATTTCTTTGACTGGGATGAGAACTATGCGAAAGGATTAGAGTGGTACAAGAACCTGATGCCTTTTTCTTATGAAAACCAAATCACAGTGGAGAAGACACCAGGCTACTTCACTTCATCCCTGTCCCCAGAAAGGATTCACGAGATGAACAGCTCCATCAAACTTCTGCTGATTCTGAGGGATCCCACAGAAAGAGTAATATCTGACTACACACAGGTCTATTACAACCGATTGGAAAATCAGAAACCTGTCCAGGTAATCGAAGAGATCGTGATTCGGAACGGGGCActgaacacaaaatacaaggcGATTCAGAGGAGTCTCTATGATGTCCATATGGAGAACTGGCTGAAATATTTCTCCTTGGACCAAATTCATATAGTAGACGGGGACACCCTGATTAGAGACCCGCTACCAGAATTACAAAAAGTGGAAAAGTTCCTCAATCTGCGCCCCAGGATAATGTCTTCAAACTTCTACTTCAATCAAACCAAGGGGTTTTACTGCATCCGGAGTGAGGGGCGGGAGAGATGTTTGCATGAGTCCAAAGGTCGTCCCCATCCTATGGTGAACAGTACCGTGCTGGAGCAGCTGCAAGCCTACTTCAAAGACCACAACCAGAACTTTTATAGAATGGTCAACCGTTCATTTGACTGGCATTAA